From a region of the Corallococcus coralloides DSM 2259 genome:
- the carF gene encoding plasmanylethanolamine desaturase, producing MKKPDTIADKVRLQDAQALAQGYSPAIRAMEIASIIAFVGLESVLVYKLWSTHHTGPWMLTLAVVLGYLAADFVSGFVHWMGDTWGSTEMPILGKAFIRPFREHHVDEKAITRHDFVETNGNNCLVSLPVAALAVAIPLAGPGWVFLAAFLGAMIFWVMATNQFHKWSHLDEPPAIINFLQRVHLILPPDHHRIHHTAPFNQYYCITVGWMNRPLKMIHFFPLMERLITWVTGQLPRQDDIGTEAAQALVAVDGAQEVPVIQAAKELLKSSAEEPTASVSTPPVR from the coding sequence ATGAAGAAGCCGGACACCATCGCGGACAAGGTCCGCCTGCAGGATGCCCAGGCGCTCGCGCAGGGCTACTCGCCCGCCATCCGCGCCATGGAGATCGCCTCCATCATCGCGTTCGTGGGGCTGGAGAGCGTGCTCGTCTACAAGCTCTGGAGCACCCACCACACCGGGCCGTGGATGCTGACCCTGGCGGTGGTGCTGGGCTACCTGGCCGCGGACTTCGTGTCCGGCTTCGTCCACTGGATGGGCGACACGTGGGGCTCCACGGAGATGCCCATCCTGGGCAAGGCGTTCATCCGCCCCTTCCGCGAGCACCACGTGGACGAGAAGGCCATCACCCGCCACGACTTCGTGGAGACCAACGGCAACAACTGCCTCGTGTCGCTGCCGGTGGCGGCGCTCGCGGTGGCCATTCCGCTCGCCGGTCCGGGCTGGGTGTTCCTGGCCGCGTTCCTGGGCGCGATGATCTTCTGGGTGATGGCGACCAACCAGTTCCACAAGTGGTCGCACCTGGATGAGCCGCCCGCGATCATCAACTTCCTGCAGCGCGTGCACCTCATCCTGCCGCCGGACCACCACCGCATCCACCACACCGCGCCCTTCAACCAGTACTACTGCATCACCGTGGGCTGGATGAACCGGCCGCTGAAGATGATCCACTTCTTCCCGCTGATGGAGCGGCTCATCACCTGGGTCACCGGCCAGCTGCCGCGCCAGGACGACATCGGCACGGAGGCCGCCCAGGCGCTCGTCGCCGTGGACGGCGCCCAGGAGGTGCCGGTCATCCAGGCGGCCAAGGAGCTGCTCAAGTCCTCCGCCGAGGAGCCCACGGCGAGCGTCTCCACGCCCCCCGTGCGCTGA
- a CDS encoding MotA/TolQ/ExbB proton channel family protein gives MIPHLPLAFGAMNYVEIIRDASFIELAVLLLLMGVSVASWALIAMKATQLSRARAQSLTFLDTFWKASRLEAIYQSAQKLEGSPLSKVFCAGYEELSKLAQTGNKEGGAEDAMSAKLGGIENVERALNRAATAQITELENRVSFLGTVGAASPFVGLFGTVIGILGAFNNIAEQGNATLATVAAPVGNALFATAAGLFAAIPAVVAYNSFVSRIKVFDTEMSNFSADFLNIIKRHFFR, from the coding sequence ATGATACCCCACCTGCCCCTGGCCTTTGGCGCCATGAACTACGTGGAGATCATCCGCGACGCGTCGTTCATCGAGCTCGCGGTGCTCCTCCTCCTCATGGGCGTCTCGGTCGCCTCCTGGGCCCTCATCGCCATGAAGGCCACCCAGTTGTCGCGTGCCCGCGCCCAGTCACTTACCTTTCTTGACACGTTCTGGAAGGCATCCCGGCTGGAAGCCATCTATCAGTCCGCCCAGAAGCTGGAGGGCTCGCCGCTGTCGAAGGTGTTCTGCGCGGGCTACGAGGAGCTGAGCAAGCTGGCTCAGACGGGCAACAAGGAAGGCGGCGCCGAGGACGCGATGAGCGCCAAGCTGGGCGGCATCGAGAACGTGGAGCGCGCGCTGAACCGCGCGGCCACGGCGCAGATCACGGAGCTGGAGAACCGCGTGTCCTTCCTGGGCACGGTGGGCGCCGCGTCGCCGTTCGTGGGGCTCTTCGGCACGGTGATTGGCATCCTGGGCGCGTTCAACAACATCGCGGAGCAGGGCAACGCCACGCTGGCCACGGTGGCGGCGCCGGTGGGCAACGCGCTGTTCGCCACGGCGGCGGGGCTGTTCGCGGCCATCCCGGCGGTGGTCGCGTACAACTCGTTCGTCAGCCGCATCAAGGTGTTCGACACGGAGATGTCCAACTTCTCCGCGGACTTCCTCAACATCATCAAGCGGCACTTCTTCCGCTAG
- the ftsE gene encoding cell division ATP-binding protein FtsE translates to MIQFFHVYKAYPGDPPVLQDINLNVEKGEFVFLTGPSGAGKTTLLKLIFCGEKATKGQILVGGKNIARIRESAVPYLRRNIGVVFQDFKLLPHRSVADNVGFTLDVLGVPRPEAREKVLRMLKLVGLEHKANSLPLRLSGGEQQRVVIARALVNDPTILLADEPTGNLDPALTVEIMDLLTDINIRGTTVMVATHDATLLSRYQKRTVRLERGLIVSDEDGVKAARRMLV, encoded by the coding sequence ATGATCCAGTTCTTCCACGTCTACAAGGCGTATCCCGGCGATCCGCCGGTGTTGCAGGACATCAACCTGAACGTGGAGAAGGGCGAGTTCGTCTTCCTCACCGGTCCGTCTGGCGCCGGGAAGACGACGCTGCTCAAGCTCATCTTCTGCGGGGAGAAGGCCACCAAGGGTCAAATCCTGGTGGGCGGCAAGAACATCGCGCGCATCCGCGAGTCGGCGGTGCCGTACCTGCGGCGCAACATCGGCGTGGTGTTCCAGGACTTCAAGCTGCTGCCCCACCGCAGCGTCGCGGACAACGTGGGCTTCACGCTGGACGTGCTGGGCGTGCCCCGCCCGGAGGCGCGCGAGAAGGTGCTCCGGATGCTCAAGCTGGTGGGGCTGGAGCACAAGGCGAACTCGCTGCCCCTGCGGCTGTCGGGTGGAGAGCAGCAGCGCGTGGTGATCGCGCGCGCGCTGGTGAATGACCCCACCATCCTCCTGGCGGACGAGCCCACGGGCAACCTGGACCCGGCGCTCACCGTCGAAATCATGGACCTGCTCACGGACATCAACATCCGGGGCACCACGGTGATGGTGGCCACGCACGACGCCACGCTCCTGTCGCGCTACCAGAAGCGCACGGTGCGCCTGGAGCGCGGGCTCATCGTCTCCGACGAGGACGGCGTCAAGGCGGCGCGGCGGATGCTGGTATGA
- the murI gene encoding glutamate racemase yields the protein MRQDSHGPIGVFDSGIGGLTVLKALMARLPHERTLYLGDTARVPYGTKSGEVVTRYSLKNAEFLLERGIKLLVVACNTASAAALPALQAALPVPVLGVIEPGARTALQRTRGGGVGVIGTPGTIRSGAYQRALEAGNPKVAVKATACPLFVPLAEEGWTNGDVPLLVAREYLAGFARDGVDTLVLGCTHYPLLKGVIAEVVGPHVSLVDSAEATAEAVAQLLEEKGLLAPPASVGAPEHAFFVTDVPERFVEVGARFLGRPIPSAEQVDLRF from the coding sequence ATGCGGCAAGACAGCCACGGTCCCATCGGCGTGTTCGACTCCGGCATCGGAGGCCTCACCGTCCTCAAGGCGCTCATGGCGCGGCTCCCCCACGAGCGCACACTCTACCTGGGGGACACCGCGCGCGTGCCCTACGGCACCAAGTCCGGCGAGGTGGTGACGCGCTACTCGCTGAAGAACGCGGAGTTCCTGCTGGAGCGCGGCATCAAGCTGCTGGTGGTGGCATGCAACACGGCCTCCGCCGCGGCGCTGCCCGCCCTCCAGGCCGCGCTGCCGGTGCCGGTGCTGGGCGTGATCGAGCCCGGCGCTCGCACGGCGCTCCAGCGCACCCGGGGCGGCGGGGTGGGCGTCATCGGGACGCCGGGCACCATCCGCTCCGGCGCGTACCAGCGGGCGCTGGAGGCGGGCAACCCGAAGGTCGCGGTGAAGGCGACGGCGTGCCCGCTCTTCGTGCCCCTGGCGGAAGAGGGGTGGACGAACGGCGACGTGCCGCTGCTCGTGGCCCGCGAGTACCTGGCCGGCTTCGCGCGCGACGGCGTGGACACGCTGGTGCTGGGCTGCACCCACTACCCGCTGCTCAAGGGCGTCATCGCCGAGGTCGTGGGGCCGCACGTGTCGCTGGTGGACTCGGCGGAGGCCACGGCGGAGGCGGTGGCACAGCTGCTGGAGGAGAAGGGGCTGCTGGCACCGCCGGCGTCCGTGGGCGCGCCCGAGCACGCCTTCTTCGTCACCGACGTGCCGGAGCGCTTCGTGGAGGTGGGGGCCCGCTTCCTGGGGCGCCCCATTCCTTCCGCGGAGCAGGTGGACCTGCGCTTCTAG
- a CDS encoding cell division protein FtsX produces MSVLSKAAYFWRSAAGGLKHAPFVHFIAVSTIAIALFAAGLARGASHVVDNLLASLGGEVEVTLYLAPQLGEDEVHGVHTRVVELSHGEVTVVPPEAALKRLKQELGDLGEALSELPENPLPATLELRVPEARRSPAALAALAKELRALPGVTGVDYGEAAVERLSAIARALSFGALVALVVVLGTTIVIVAATLQLAIYSRREEIEIQKLVGATDRFVKAPFLLEGLLQGLLGALVAVGGLWLFGRLLGPTLGSLFAFLLGPGVAAPWVETRTALELLAAGCALGLGGSFVAVGRFLRV; encoded by the coding sequence ATGAGCGTGCTGTCGAAGGCGGCCTACTTCTGGCGCTCGGCGGCCGGGGGGCTGAAGCACGCGCCCTTCGTGCACTTCATCGCCGTGTCCACCATCGCCATCGCGCTGTTCGCGGCGGGGCTGGCGCGGGGCGCGTCGCACGTGGTGGACAACCTGCTCGCGTCGCTGGGCGGCGAGGTGGAGGTGACGCTCTACCTGGCGCCGCAGCTGGGCGAGGACGAGGTGCACGGCGTCCACACGCGCGTGGTGGAGCTGAGTCACGGCGAGGTGACGGTGGTGCCGCCAGAAGCGGCGCTGAAGCGGCTCAAGCAGGAGCTGGGCGATTTGGGCGAGGCGCTGTCGGAGCTGCCGGAGAACCCGCTGCCCGCGACGCTGGAGCTGCGCGTGCCGGAGGCGCGGCGTTCCCCCGCGGCGCTGGCGGCCCTGGCGAAGGAGCTGCGCGCGCTGCCCGGCGTCACCGGCGTGGACTACGGCGAGGCCGCGGTGGAGCGGCTGTCCGCCATCGCCCGCGCGCTGAGCTTCGGCGCGCTGGTGGCGCTGGTGGTGGTGCTGGGGACGACCATCGTCATCGTCGCGGCCACGCTCCAGCTGGCCATCTATTCGCGGCGCGAGGAGATTGAAATCCAGAAGCTGGTGGGCGCCACGGACCGCTTCGTGAAGGCGCCGTTCCTCCTGGAGGGGCTGCTCCAGGGGCTGTTGGGCGCGCTGGTGGCGGTGGGCGGGCTGTGGCTCTTCGGCCGGCTCCTGGGGCCCACGCTGGGCTCGCTCTTCGCGTTCCTCCTGGGGCCGGGCGTGGCCGCGCCGTGGGTGGAGACGCGCACCGCGCTGGAGCTGCTCGCGGCCGGCTGCGCGCTGGGCCTGGGCGGCAGCTTCGTCGCGGTGGGGCGCTTCCTGCGCGTATGA
- a CDS encoding alpha/beta fold hydrolase gives MDLMGGMQEAMRRVLVARGVESETVNVGGQAVHHYALEGQGKGPPVVLVHGLGGSANGFGRTFFGLAKRFSRVLAPDLPGHGFSGEFCGGPTCVQSQFDVLRAYFEEVVKTPALVVGNSLGGAMAVNLASEHSAWVKALALVAPAGAELTPQALAALLGHFAVKSSADVRALTRKLFHQPPLGALLLAPALRRLYTTPTVQALAADALATQASIAPQAVRDLKMPVLFLWGGSERLLPPEILAWYRQHLPAQAEVHVVEGFGHVPQMERPDAFVSHLVGFADRARL, from the coding sequence GTGGACCTGATGGGTGGGATGCAGGAAGCGATGCGCCGCGTGCTGGTGGCGCGGGGTGTGGAGTCGGAGACGGTGAACGTGGGTGGGCAGGCGGTGCACCACTACGCGCTGGAGGGGCAGGGCAAGGGGCCTCCGGTGGTGCTGGTGCATGGGCTGGGCGGGTCCGCCAACGGCTTCGGGCGCACGTTCTTCGGGCTGGCGAAGCGCTTCTCCCGCGTGCTCGCGCCGGACCTGCCGGGCCACGGCTTCTCCGGTGAGTTCTGTGGCGGTCCCACCTGCGTGCAGAGCCAGTTCGACGTGCTGCGCGCCTACTTCGAAGAGGTGGTGAAGACGCCTGCCCTCGTGGTGGGCAACTCGCTGGGCGGGGCCATGGCCGTCAACCTGGCCTCCGAGCATTCCGCCTGGGTGAAGGCGCTGGCGCTGGTGGCCCCCGCGGGCGCGGAGCTGACGCCGCAGGCGCTGGCGGCGCTCCTGGGGCACTTCGCGGTGAAGTCGAGCGCGGACGTCCGCGCCCTCACGCGCAAGCTCTTCCACCAGCCGCCCCTGGGCGCGCTGCTGCTCGCACCGGCGCTGCGCAGGCTCTACACGACGCCCACGGTGCAGGCGCTGGCGGCGGATGCGCTCGCGACGCAGGCGAGCATCGCGCCCCAGGCGGTGCGGGATTTGAAGATGCCGGTGCTCTTCCTCTGGGGCGGCAGCGAGCGGCTCCTGCCCCCGGAAATCCTCGCCTGGTACCGGCAGCACCTGCCCGCCCAGGCGGAGGTGCACGTGGTGGAGGGCTTCGGCCACGTGCCGCAGATGGAGCGGCCGGACGCGTTCGTGTCCCACCTGGTGGGCTTCGCGGACCGGGCCCGCCTCTAA
- a CDS encoding S41 family peptidase, translating to MTRFPKPWRMGFAALLLWGAPALAQKPGDAAGREESAYRQLELFARVLSYVENNYVESVDRKTLIQGAIQGMLDTLDPHTLFMPPEVFREMKIDTSGEFGGLGIEIARKGDRLVVVAPIDDTPAARAGIKAGDELLAIDGESTQGMDLGRALQKMRGPAGGRVLLTLMRAGFNAPRELAILRDHIRIVSVESALYDGIGHVKVKNFQDRTDQSLKKELDRLRALNGGRELDGLVLDLRNNPGGLLDQAVAMSDRFLPGNLPIVSTRGRDGRNASEEKSRDRDTEKDYPLVVLVNAGSASASEIVAGALQDHGRAVIMGTQTFGKGSVQTIIELEDGSGLKLTIARYYTPKGRSIQEKGITPDFLVPEDASGKAGSDAPREKDLRRHFKAEPSQTTSEVAAQPRTLPANLKDWAVTAKLADPQLRIALNYLHGLAPGPAPRASGSTAGR from the coding sequence GTGACCCGTTTCCCGAAGCCGTGGCGCATGGGATTCGCCGCGCTCCTGCTGTGGGGCGCACCCGCGCTCGCGCAGAAGCCAGGGGACGCGGCGGGCCGGGAGGAATCCGCGTACCGCCAGCTGGAGCTGTTCGCGCGCGTGCTCTCCTACGTGGAGAACAACTACGTGGAGAGCGTGGACAGGAAGACGCTCATCCAGGGCGCCATCCAGGGGATGCTCGACACGTTGGATCCGCACACCCTCTTCATGCCCCCGGAAGTCTTCCGGGAGATGAAGATCGACACGTCCGGTGAGTTCGGCGGCCTGGGCATCGAAATCGCGCGCAAGGGCGACCGGCTGGTGGTGGTGGCGCCCATCGACGACACGCCCGCCGCTCGCGCGGGCATCAAGGCCGGGGACGAGCTGCTCGCCATCGACGGGGAGAGCACCCAGGGCATGGACCTGGGCCGCGCGCTCCAGAAGATGCGCGGGCCTGCGGGGGGCCGCGTGCTGCTCACGCTCATGCGCGCGGGCTTCAACGCGCCCCGGGAGCTGGCCATCCTGCGCGACCACATCCGCATCGTGTCCGTGGAGAGCGCGCTCTACGACGGCATCGGTCACGTGAAGGTGAAGAACTTCCAGGACCGCACGGACCAGTCGCTGAAGAAGGAGCTGGACCGGCTGCGCGCGCTCAACGGCGGCAGGGAGCTGGACGGCCTGGTGCTGGACCTGCGCAACAACCCCGGCGGCCTGTTGGATCAGGCCGTGGCCATGAGCGACCGCTTCCTGCCGGGCAACCTGCCCATCGTGTCCACGCGAGGGCGCGACGGCCGCAACGCCTCCGAGGAGAAGAGCCGCGACCGCGACACGGAGAAGGACTACCCGCTGGTGGTGCTGGTCAACGCGGGCAGCGCCTCCGCGTCGGAGATCGTCGCGGGCGCGCTCCAGGACCACGGCCGCGCGGTCATCATGGGCACGCAGACCTTCGGCAAGGGCAGCGTGCAGACCATCATCGAGCTGGAGGACGGCTCCGGCCTGAAGCTCACCATCGCGCGCTACTACACGCCCAAGGGCCGCAGCATCCAGGAGAAGGGCATCACCCCGGACTTCCTGGTGCCGGAGGACGCCTCCGGGAAGGCGGGCAGTGACGCGCCACGGGAGAAGGACCTGCGGCGCCACTTCAAGGCGGAGCCGTCCCAGACGACGTCGGAGGTCGCGGCCCAGCCCCGGACCCTTCCCGCGAACCTGAAGGACTGGGCGGTGACGGCGAAGCTCGCGGATCCACAGCTGAGGATTGCGCTCAACTACCTCCATGGGTTGGCGCCAGGGCCCGCGCCCCGGGCCTCCGGGAGCACCGCGGGTCGCTGA
- the tolR gene encoding protein TolR, with the protein MGMGGGKGGGGRTTMSEINVTPMVDVMLVLLIIFMVTAPLIQQGVKVNLPETKAAPVEATEKKVVLSIDAGRKVYIGDAEVPLEELETKLAANAKAQADKEVYLHADRDVPYGVVVEVMAAAQRAGIANVGMITEPATGSKASNSGKAPSKGKPKEAKR; encoded by the coding sequence ATGGGCATGGGCGGAGGCAAGGGCGGCGGTGGCCGCACCACCATGAGCGAGATCAACGTCACGCCCATGGTGGACGTGATGCTGGTGCTGCTCATCATCTTCATGGTGACGGCGCCCCTCATCCAGCAGGGCGTGAAGGTGAACCTGCCGGAGACGAAGGCGGCCCCGGTGGAGGCGACGGAGAAGAAGGTCGTCCTCTCCATCGACGCGGGACGCAAGGTCTACATCGGGGACGCGGAAGTGCCTCTGGAGGAGCTGGAGACGAAGCTCGCCGCCAACGCCAAGGCGCAGGCGGACAAAGAGGTCTACCTCCACGCGGACCGGGACGTGCCGTACGGCGTGGTGGTGGAGGTGATGGCCGCCGCCCAGCGCGCGGGCATCGCCAACGTGGGGATGATCACGGAACCCGCCACGGGGTCCAAGGCGTCCAACTCCGGCAAGGCACCCTCCAAGGGCAAGCCCAAGGAGGCGAAGCGCTAG
- a CDS encoding cell envelope integrity protein TolA, which produces MSSAVSHSLLVSRPTRLSRFLVVSVVGHVAVVAAALFYAGFTSAPKVNLDQKPINASLVRLGKPRDPKLLPRKEVAQPPPKEVVAKPTPTPPAETPAPSPAAVAVPGVKPAPAPAPQKGEATAEDRRKKLFGAFDKSAKPTEPEELEGAEDGDPDGDSAVAEGERYYGLLKSQVRRHYNVADTIPDAERLYLKAQVAMKLGRAGEVLDVSLAKASGNELFDAAVVAAVRKASPFSPPPDALRDALQKNGVVLVFSP; this is translated from the coding sequence ATGAGCTCCGCGGTTTCCCACAGCCTGCTGGTGTCACGGCCCACGCGGCTGTCGCGCTTCCTCGTCGTCTCCGTGGTCGGGCACGTCGCGGTGGTCGCGGCTGCGCTCTTCTACGCGGGCTTCACGTCCGCGCCGAAGGTGAACCTGGACCAGAAGCCCATCAACGCGTCGCTGGTGCGGCTGGGCAAGCCGCGCGACCCCAAGCTGCTGCCGCGCAAGGAAGTCGCGCAGCCGCCGCCCAAGGAGGTCGTGGCGAAGCCCACGCCCACTCCGCCCGCGGAAACGCCCGCGCCCTCCCCCGCCGCCGTGGCGGTGCCCGGCGTGAAGCCCGCCCCGGCCCCCGCTCCCCAGAAGGGGGAAGCGACCGCGGAGGACCGGCGCAAGAAGCTCTTCGGCGCGTTCGACAAGTCCGCCAAGCCCACGGAGCCGGAGGAGCTGGAAGGCGCCGAAGACGGCGACCCGGACGGTGACTCCGCGGTGGCCGAGGGCGAGCGGTACTACGGCCTCCTGAAGTCCCAGGTGCGCCGTCACTACAACGTGGCGGACACCATCCCCGACGCGGAGCGCCTGTACCTCAAGGCGCAGGTGGCCATGAAGCTGGGCCGCGCGGGCGAAGTGCTGGACGTGAGCCTGGCCAAGGCCAGCGGCAACGAGCTGTTCGACGCGGCGGTGGTGGCCGCCGTGCGCAAGGCATCCCCCTTCTCTCCTCCCCCCGATGCGCTTCGCGACGCGCTCCAGAAGAACGGCGTCGTCCTGGTGTTCAGCCCATGA
- a CDS encoding murein hydrolase activator EnvC family protein: MRRLVWLMALLGASAAFAQHDEEAERAAIREKLAAQRATLALVEAKKLSVLEGMELMEDMAAFSRRRVRALEGDLNLFRRRVALAEREEAVLREALRAQLRRLSPRLRTLYRLQRRRPLEVLLSADDFAALMWRARALEASMAGDLELLRTVQHVATLQRQATLELKRLHTSLSQRVAFLQQQSKQAQAQQEALEEVVGKLAGEAELAKRAVRELEGADAELTRMLVDLHEAPATSGFGALKGKLPRPVAGIVEVGFGRVVNPRFNTVTVQKGVDIRAAAGTPVHAVAEGTVVYAGWLRGYGNLLIVDHGDDFHTLVAHLSTISVAVGTRVAPGDVVGEVGDTGSLKGAYLYFEVRRAGQAVDPAPWLAPATAAAGTP; this comes from the coding sequence ATGAGACGGCTCGTCTGGCTCATGGCGCTGTTGGGCGCGAGCGCCGCGTTCGCCCAGCATGACGAGGAGGCGGAGCGCGCGGCCATCCGCGAGAAGCTGGCCGCGCAGCGCGCGACGCTGGCCCTGGTGGAGGCGAAGAAGCTCTCCGTGCTGGAGGGCATGGAGCTGATGGAGGACATGGCCGCCTTCTCCCGCCGCCGCGTGCGCGCGCTGGAGGGCGACCTGAACCTCTTCCGCCGCCGCGTCGCGCTCGCCGAGCGTGAAGAGGCCGTGCTGCGCGAGGCCCTGCGCGCCCAGCTGCGCCGGCTGTCTCCACGCCTGCGCACCCTGTACCGGCTCCAGCGCCGCCGCCCGCTGGAGGTGCTCCTGTCCGCGGACGACTTCGCCGCGCTCATGTGGCGCGCCCGCGCGCTGGAGGCCAGCATGGCGGGCGACCTGGAGCTCTTGCGCACCGTGCAGCACGTGGCGACGCTCCAGCGGCAGGCGACGCTGGAGCTGAAGCGTCTGCACACCTCGCTGTCTCAGCGCGTGGCCTTCCTCCAGCAGCAGTCGAAGCAGGCCCAGGCGCAGCAGGAGGCGCTGGAGGAGGTGGTGGGGAAGCTGGCCGGTGAAGCGGAGCTGGCGAAGCGCGCCGTGCGCGAGCTGGAGGGCGCGGACGCGGAGCTCACCCGCATGCTGGTGGACCTGCACGAGGCCCCCGCGACGAGCGGCTTCGGCGCCCTGAAGGGCAAGCTGCCCCGGCCCGTGGCGGGCATCGTGGAGGTGGGCTTCGGCCGCGTGGTGAACCCGCGCTTCAACACCGTCACCGTGCAGAAGGGCGTGGACATCCGCGCCGCGGCGGGCACCCCCGTGCACGCGGTGGCCGAGGGCACCGTCGTCTACGCGGGCTGGCTGCGCGGCTACGGCAACCTGCTCATCGTCGACCACGGCGACGACTTCCACACCCTGGTCGCCCACCTCTCCACCATCTCCGTCGCCGTGGGCACGCGCGTGGCCCCGGGGGACGTGGTGGGGGAGGTGGGAGACACCGGCTCCCTCAAGGGCGCCTACCTGTACTTCGAGGTCCGCCGCGCCGGGCAGGCAGTCGACCCCGCCCCCTGGCTGGCCCCCGCCACCGCGGCTGCCGGGACGCCGTGA
- a CDS encoding PEGA domain-containing protein, whose amino-acid sequence MRRPFNRALHATLSGWLVGMLAVGPAAAQQQHVPLRLMPRTLPTAAGPRVAVVAIPVDASLEGEALALTHWAEQAVARSGRMELVRLTDALDAQGAAARQAKAVEGNAAFKEGAKAYDELDTVKALQSFDKAVKAYEQADLSRAFPLLSRARVMKAATQGVNGENKAAELEMRGVLAVDPRATFNANFFPPESMAFVEKERKAQLEGAQATLNVSTQPAAAQVFVDGTYKGVSPLALTGLTRADHYVTLVAPGYAVTEGRAREGEASFTLAKLLVQQRYAALVERIAKNADDEERDQALQELGALAGVPQVLALLVRGGPGNAPLTVTGLRMDVADGHNLAYAQGQVPRGDAMATGSEALLTGLVAQDAARVDGKPAKHFASGGGVSRKTAGYVLLATGVALLAGGIYFGLESSSKADAFKTAPQGSTRAEDLKSTGKTYALVADIGVLAGLVSAGAGSYLAFYKKGGGSSSSAPASPPAEKAAPAREEKPMKEALPMPPPPPAAKTEPAPKANTTPTPATEPAPANNPPPPVFEPPPTPPPAPPAKKLTRKEREAEARRQREEAARLKREEEQRKKDEEAQRKADEEAKRKADEEAKRKAEEEARRKREEEKKRPKLDEDDLRNY is encoded by the coding sequence ATGCGACGTCCTTTCAATCGCGCGCTGCACGCGACGCTCAGTGGCTGGCTGGTGGGAATGCTGGCCGTGGGCCCCGCCGCCGCGCAGCAGCAACACGTACCGCTGCGGCTGATGCCGCGAACGCTGCCGACGGCGGCGGGCCCCCGCGTGGCGGTGGTGGCCATTCCCGTGGATGCCTCGCTCGAGGGTGAGGCGCTGGCGCTGACGCACTGGGCGGAGCAGGCCGTGGCCCGCTCCGGCCGGATGGAGCTGGTGCGGCTGACGGACGCGCTGGACGCCCAGGGCGCGGCCGCGCGCCAGGCGAAGGCGGTGGAAGGCAACGCCGCGTTCAAGGAAGGCGCGAAGGCCTACGACGAGCTGGACACCGTGAAGGCGCTCCAGAGCTTCGACAAGGCGGTGAAGGCCTACGAGCAGGCGGACCTGTCGCGCGCGTTCCCGTTGCTCAGCCGCGCGCGGGTGATGAAGGCCGCGACGCAGGGGGTCAACGGCGAGAACAAGGCCGCGGAGCTGGAGATGCGCGGCGTGCTCGCGGTGGATCCGCGCGCCACCTTCAACGCCAACTTCTTCCCGCCCGAGTCCATGGCGTTCGTGGAGAAGGAGCGCAAGGCGCAGCTGGAGGGCGCGCAGGCCACGCTGAACGTGAGCACGCAGCCCGCCGCCGCGCAGGTGTTCGTGGATGGCACCTACAAGGGCGTGTCCCCGCTGGCGCTCACCGGCCTGACGCGCGCGGACCACTACGTGACGCTGGTGGCGCCGGGCTACGCCGTGACGGAAGGGCGGGCTCGCGAGGGCGAGGCCTCCTTCACGCTCGCGAAGCTGCTGGTGCAGCAGCGCTACGCGGCGCTCGTGGAGCGCATCGCGAAGAACGCGGATGACGAGGAGCGGGACCAGGCGCTGCAGGAGCTGGGCGCGCTCGCGGGCGTGCCGCAGGTGCTGGCGCTGCTGGTGCGCGGCGGCCCGGGCAACGCGCCGCTGACCGTCACCGGCCTGCGCATGGACGTGGCGGACGGCCACAACCTGGCGTACGCGCAGGGCCAGGTGCCGCGCGGCGACGCGATGGCCACGGGCTCCGAGGCGCTCTTGACGGGCCTGGTCGCCCAGGACGCGGCGCGCGTGGACGGCAAGCCGGCGAAGCACTTCGCCAGCGGCGGAGGCGTGAGCCGCAAGACCGCGGGCTACGTGCTGCTGGCCACGGGCGTGGCGCTGCTGGCGGGCGGCATCTACTTCGGCCTGGAGTCCTCCTCCAAGGCGGACGCGTTCAAGACCGCGCCGCAGGGCAGCACGCGCGCGGAGGACCTGAAGAGCACCGGCAAGACGTACGCGCTGGTGGCGGACATCGGCGTGCTGGCGGGCCTGGTGTCCGCGGGCGCCGGCAGCTACCTGGCGTTCTACAAGAAGGGTGGGGGCTCGTCGTCCAGCGCCCCCGCGAGCCCTCCGGCGGAGAAGGCCGCGCCGGCCCGTGAGGAAAAGCCCATGAAGGAGGCGCTGCCCATGCCGCCGCCTCCGCCCGCCGCGAAGACGGAGCCGGCCCCCAAGGCGAACACCACGCCGACGCCCGCCACCGAGCCGGCCCCGGCGAACAACCCGCCGCCCCCTGTCTTCGAGCCGCCCCCGACGCCGCCGCCCGCGCCGCCCGCGAAGAAGCTGACGCGCAAGGAGCGCGAGGCCGAGGCCCGGCGCCAGCGTGAGGAGGCGGCCCGCCTCAAGCGCGAGGAGGAGCAGCGCAAGAAGGACGAGGAGGCCCAGCGCAAGGCGGACGAAGAGGCGAAGCGCAAGGCGGACGAAGAGGCGAAGCGCAAGGCGGAGGAAGAGGCCCGGCGCAAGCGCGAGGAAGAGAAGAAGCGCCCCAAGCTCGACGAAGACGATCTCCGGAACTACTAG